From a single Nymphaea colorata isolate Beijing-Zhang1983 chromosome 4, ASM883128v2, whole genome shotgun sequence genomic region:
- the LOC116252804 gene encoding ATP-dependent zinc metalloprotease FTSH 2, chloroplastic-like: MAASPACLASICLSSCGTKFSESFFGKQCPNSFGLPSLSMNPRLGSARASWEPRQENGRREFLRLLFQNAGVGLSAFLRPKSAKADEQGPSSSRMSYSRFLEYLDKDRVQKVDVFENGTIAIVEAVSPELGNRVQRVRVQLPGLSQELLQKLREKNVDFAAHNAQEDSGSLLFNLVGSLAFPLILIGGLFLLSRRSSGGMGGPGGPGFPLGIGQSKAKFQMEPNTGVTFDDVAGVDEAKQDFVEVVEFLKKPERFTAVGARIPKGVLLIGPPGTGKTLLAKAIAGEAGVPFFSISGSEFVEMFVGVGASRVRDLFKKAKENAPCIVFVDEIDAVGRQRGAGIGGGNDEREQTLNQLLTEMDGFEGNTGIIVIAATNRADILDSALLRPGRFDRQVTVDVPDVRGRTEILKVHASNKKFNPEVSLDVVAMRTPGFSGADLANLLNEAAILAGRRGKTAISSKEVDDSIDRIVAGMEGTVMTDGKSKSLVAYHEVGHAICGTLTPGHDAVQKVTLVPRGQARGLTWFIPADDPILISKQQLFARIVGGLGGRAAEEVIFGEAEVTTGAAGDLQQITSLAKQMVTTFGMSEIGPWSLMDSSAQSADVIMRMMARNSMSEKLAEDIDAAVKRISDSAYEMALSHIRNNREAIDKIVDVLLEKETLTGDEFRAILSEFVEIPAENRVTPSLSAAASA, from the exons ATGGCTGCCTCACCGGCTTGTCTAGCTTCAATCTGCTTGTCGTCTTGCGGCACCAAATTTAGTGAATCATTTTTTGGCAAACAATGCCCCAACTCCTTCGGTTTGCCTTCTTTGAGCATGAATCCTAGATTAGGCTCTGCTAGAGCATCTTGGGAGCCGAGACaggaaaatggaagaagagaatTTTTAAGGTTGTTGTTTCAAAATGCTGGAGTTGGTTTATCTGCTTTCTTGAGGCCTAAAAGTGCCAAAGCTGATGAGCAAGGTCCATCATCCTCACGGATGTCATATTCAAGGTTCTTGGAATATTTGGACAAGGATAGAGTGCAAAAAGTGGACGTCTTTGAGAATGGTACTATTGCAATTGTTGAGGCCGTTTCCCCTGAGTTGGGTAATAGAGTGCAACGGGTGAGAGTACAACTGCCTGGGCTAAGTCAAGAGCTGCTTCAGAAGTTGAGGGAGAAAAATGTCGACTTTGCTGCTCATAATGCTCAGGAAGATTCAGGTTCCCTCCTGTTCAATCTAGTTGGAAGCCTAGCATTCCCTCTGATATTGATTGGAGGGCTGTTTCTTCTATCAAGACGGTCCTCTGGAGGAATGGGTGGGCCAGGAGGTCCTGGTTTCCCACTTGGCATTGGCCAATCAAAGGCTAAGTTCCAAATGGAACCAAATACTGGTGTTACCTTTGATGATGTTGCTGGTGTAGATGAAGCTAAGCAGGATTTTGTGGAGGTAGTGGAGTTTCTGAAGAAACCAGAAAGATTCACTGCTGTCGGAGCACGGATTCCTAAAGGTGTCCTTCTCATTGGCCCACCTGGGACTGGGAAAACTTTACTTGCCAAGGCAATTGCTGGGGAAGCAGGAGTCCCATTCTTTTCTATTTCAGGATCCGAATTTGTAGAGATGTTTGTAGGTGTTGGTGCTTCACGAGTTCGTGACCTTTTCAAGAAAGCAAAGGAGAATGCCCCTTGCATAGTCTTTGTTGATGAGATTGATGCTGTTGGCAGACAGAGGGGGGCAGGAATTGGAGGGGGAAATGATGAAAGAGAGCAAACACTTAATCAACTTTTGACAGAAATGGATGGTTTTGAAGGCAACACTGGAATCATAGTAATTGCAGCAACTAACCGTGCAGATATCCTTGATTCAGCTTTATTGAGACCAGGACGTTTTGACAGACAG GTTACTGTGGACGTTCCTGATGTCCGTGGGAGGACCGAGATATTGAAAGTACATGCTAGTAACAAAAAGTTCAACCCTGAAGTTTCACTTGATGTGGTAGCCATGAGAACACCCGGTTTCAGTGGGGCAGACCTTGCAaaccttttgaatgaagctgcTATACTTGCTGGTCGGCGTGGGAAGACAGCTATTTCTTCCAAGGAGGTTGATGATTCAATAGATAGGATAGTTGCTGGTATGGAAGGGACAGTCATGACCGATGGCAAAAGCAAAAGCCTTGTGGCATACCATGAAGTCGGGCATGCGATTTGTGG GACTTTAACCCCTGGGCATGATGCTGTACAAAAGGTCACTCTTGTTCCAAGGGGTCAAGCTCGTGGACTTACTTGGTTCATACCTGCTGATGATCCAATACTGATATCTAAGCAGCAACTCTTTGCAAGAATCGTTGGTGGTCTTGGCGGCAGAGCTGCCGAGGAAGTGATTTTTGGTGAGGCTGAGGTGACCACAGGTGCTGCTGGTGATTTACAGCAAATCACTAGCCTGGCCAAGCAG ATGGTAACTACGTTTGGGATGTCTGAGATTGGTCCATGGTCTCTAATGGACTCTTCTGCACAAAGTGCGGATGTCATCATGAGAATGATGGCAAGGAATTCAATGTCTGAAAAACTCGCTGAAGATATAGATGCAGCTGTTAAGAGGATATCAGATAGTGCATATGAAATGGCATTGAGCCATATAAGGAACAACCGCGAAGCAATTGACAAAATTGTGGATGTACTTCTTGAGAAGGAGACACTGACAGGTGATGAGTTCAGGGCCATACTTTCCGAGTTTGTGGAAATCCCTGCTGAGAACAGGGTAACTCCATCCCTCTCTGCCGCTGCCTCTGCTTAG